A part of Crassostrea angulata isolate pt1a10 chromosome 5, ASM2561291v2, whole genome shotgun sequence genomic DNA contains:
- the LOC128186095 gene encoding uncharacterized protein LOC128186095 produces the protein MAFLSSRTVIAFMSIVAVVFSITPDTYFECEQYPGDQWGQIDKTNRECMREDVDGVDTMFCHHWECEVPECPEEEQVTWGDGCKACPGSCSEGGKIRPEGTSFTCVDNTNTCSCTANGFSTTLVGYNREQFCNAAMEK, from the exons atggcgTTTCTTTCCTCAAGAACAGTCATTGCGTTCATGTCGATAGTTGCAG ttGTATTTAGTATAACTCCTGACACCTACTTTGAGTGTGAGCAGTACCCAGGAGATCAGTGGGGCCAGATAGATAAAACAAACAGGGAATGCATGAGGGAGGATGTTGACGGGGTGGATACAATGTTTTGCCATCACTGGGAGTGTGAAGTACCGGAGTGTCCAGAAGAAGAACAGGTTACCTGGGGAGATGGATGCAAAGCATGCCCAG GTTCGTGCTCAGAAGGTGGCAAGATTCGTCCAGAAGGTACCAGTTTCACCTGTGTGGATAATACAAACACCTGTAGCTGTACGGCTAATGGATTTTCTACAACCTTAGTGGGTTACAACCGCGAACAGTTTTGCAATGCAGCAAtggagaaataa
- the LOC128186094 gene encoding 28S ribosomal protein S9, mitochondrial-like isoform X2 yields MAASIPTATRSFIKFIGSELWFSTGYRTPSKCLTRTLTTQSVVSTDSEVTRPKRRAEKLSAAMKAFLKRAKEHESKINKYTEEYELGRKHLANMMGIHPDEMTQEHINEAIRYLLPSGLFDKGSRPQFKHPKDILPLNFDFPFDKAGRPYHYQYYTLLPNYHGIMSEAAWRMECLREEEVRIGSTGAPPQEEMKHLSEEYEWMDLRTFLNYFKSNHSEVVQVNEHNRFVILMTKLSKMRLREQDVAFLKQFGSPKTSEINVMDTEEIKKFYVNEQGRKFRTKNGYRKSAIAQVTVYAEGEGILEISGKGIEYFESQYAREQVLFPLVLTSSLNKVDVHARVEGGGEMGQSGAIRHGLSNALLPFVSQQMVNKLSLSGLLDRDSRVKERNKPGQKKARKQFQWRAR; encoded by the exons ATGGCTGCGTCCATTCCAACTGCAACCaggtcatttataaaatttataggGAGTGAATTATGGTTTTCGACTGGTTACAGGACACCGTCA aAATGTCTCACAAGAACTTTAACCACACAGAGCGTCGTCAGCACTGATTCTGAGGTTACACGACCAAAAAGACGAGCAGAAAAACTCAGTGCAGCAATGAAAGCCTTTCTTAAAAGGGCAAAAGAACATG AGTCAAAAATCAACAAGTACACGGAGGAGTACGAGCTTGGGCGTAAACACTTGGCCAACATGATGGGCATCCACCCCGACGAGATGACACAGGAACACATCAAT GAAGCAATACGATATTTACTACCATCAGGTCTGTTTGACAAAGGTTCAAGGCCACAGTTTAAG CATCCAAAAGATATCTTGCCATTGAATTTTG ATTTCCCGTTTGACAAGGCCGGCCGACCATATCATTATCAGTATTACACACTGCTCCCAAACTACCACGGCATCATGTCT GAAGCAGCCTGGAGGATGGAGTGTTTGAGGGAGGAAGAAGTCAGAATTGGGTCAACAGGTGCCCCTCCTCAAGAAGAAATGAAACATCTGAG TGAGGAATATGAGTGGATGGACCTGAGGACTTTTCTGAACTATTTTAAGTCAAATCACTCAGAAGTAGTCCAAGTTAATGAG cATAATCGATTCGTGATATTGATGACAAAACTTTCCAAAATGAGGCTCCGAGAACAAGATGTTGCTTTCTTAAAACAGTTTGGTAGTCCAAAGACGTCTGAGATCAACGTTATGGATACAGAAGAAATCAAG AAATTCTATGTGAATGAGCAGGGACGAAAGTTTAGAACAAAAAATG GCTACAGGAAATCAGCGATTGCACAGGTGACAGTGTATGCAGAGGGAGAAGGCATCCTGGAGATTAGTGGGAAAGGAATCGAATATTTTGAATCCCAGTATGCCAG GGAGCAGGTGTTGTTTCCTCTGGTGCTGACTAGTTCCCTGAATAAGGTGGATGTTCACGCCCGGGTAGAGGGAGGGGGAGAAATGGGACAGTCGGGCGCCATCAGGCACGGTCTGTCTAATGCCCTACTCCCCTTTGTGTCACAGCAAATGGTCAATAAATTGTCTTTGT CTGGCCTCCTGGATAGGGACAGCCGTGTGAAGGAAAGAAATAAGCCCGGACAGAAGAAAGCTCGTAAACAGTTCCAATG gcGAGCACGTTAA
- the LOC128186094 gene encoding 28S ribosomal protein S9, mitochondrial-like isoform X1 has product MAASIPTATRSFIKFIGSELWFSTGYRTPSKCLTRTLTTQSVVSTDSEVTRPKRRAEKLSAAMKAFLKRAKEHESKINKYTEEYELGRKHLANMMGIHPDEMTQEHINEAIRYLLPSGLFDKGSRPQFKHPKDILPLNFDFPFDKAGRPYHYQYYTLLPNYHGIMSEAAWRMECLREEEVRIGSTGAPPQEEMKHLSEEYEWMDLRTFLNYFKSNHSEVVQVNEHNRFVILMTKLSKMRLREQDVAFLKQFGSPKTSEINVMDTEEIKKFYVNEQGRKFRTKNGYRKSAIAQVTVYAEGEGILEISGKGIEYFESQYAREQVLFPLVLTSSLNKVDVHARVEGGGEMGQSGAIRHGLSNALLPFVSQQMVNKLSLSGLLDRDSRVKERNKPGQKKARKQFQWYELKLVACLCLRHN; this is encoded by the exons ATGGCTGCGTCCATTCCAACTGCAACCaggtcatttataaaatttataggGAGTGAATTATGGTTTTCGACTGGTTACAGGACACCGTCA aAATGTCTCACAAGAACTTTAACCACACAGAGCGTCGTCAGCACTGATTCTGAGGTTACACGACCAAAAAGACGAGCAGAAAAACTCAGTGCAGCAATGAAAGCCTTTCTTAAAAGGGCAAAAGAACATG AGTCAAAAATCAACAAGTACACGGAGGAGTACGAGCTTGGGCGTAAACACTTGGCCAACATGATGGGCATCCACCCCGACGAGATGACACAGGAACACATCAAT GAAGCAATACGATATTTACTACCATCAGGTCTGTTTGACAAAGGTTCAAGGCCACAGTTTAAG CATCCAAAAGATATCTTGCCATTGAATTTTG ATTTCCCGTTTGACAAGGCCGGCCGACCATATCATTATCAGTATTACACACTGCTCCCAAACTACCACGGCATCATGTCT GAAGCAGCCTGGAGGATGGAGTGTTTGAGGGAGGAAGAAGTCAGAATTGGGTCAACAGGTGCCCCTCCTCAAGAAGAAATGAAACATCTGAG TGAGGAATATGAGTGGATGGACCTGAGGACTTTTCTGAACTATTTTAAGTCAAATCACTCAGAAGTAGTCCAAGTTAATGAG cATAATCGATTCGTGATATTGATGACAAAACTTTCCAAAATGAGGCTCCGAGAACAAGATGTTGCTTTCTTAAAACAGTTTGGTAGTCCAAAGACGTCTGAGATCAACGTTATGGATACAGAAGAAATCAAG AAATTCTATGTGAATGAGCAGGGACGAAAGTTTAGAACAAAAAATG GCTACAGGAAATCAGCGATTGCACAGGTGACAGTGTATGCAGAGGGAGAAGGCATCCTGGAGATTAGTGGGAAAGGAATCGAATATTTTGAATCCCAGTATGCCAG GGAGCAGGTGTTGTTTCCTCTGGTGCTGACTAGTTCCCTGAATAAGGTGGATGTTCACGCCCGGGTAGAGGGAGGGGGAGAAATGGGACAGTCGGGCGCCATCAGGCACGGTCTGTCTAATGCCCTACTCCCCTTTGTGTCACAGCAAATGGTCAATAAATTGTCTTTGT
- the LOC128186082 gene encoding uncharacterized protein LOC128186082 — MRKTMYKYGVLVINFLLVTVTVGDPDVFPSDEDCSFVNCRSNHTNHTCCSNDAHKPVVDDTSIASTTAAIFFVAVIGSLLTVICMMFFCMNCEKMCNRLYKKGHASGQRSSVDTVSAAVQTNSEASPPPYAVLDLYQCPCTLMEDGVVFEMHIPRCPSYVKDPPNYLDAIQSDEVTVTVQNETEENDTAIEFSVDSSAVA, encoded by the exons ATGCGgaaaacaatgtataaataCGGAGTTTTAGTGATCAACTTTCTCCTTGTAACAG TGACCGTAGGTGATCCGGACGTATTTCCGAGCGACGAAGATTGCTCCTTCGTAAACTGTAGGAGCAACCATACAAACCATACATGCTGTTCTAATGATGCTCACAAACCTGTCGTCGACGATACTTCCAT AGCGAGCACCACCGCCGCCATTTTCTTTGTTGCTGTGATCGGCTCTTTGTTGACCGTGATCTGTATGATGTTTTTCTGCATGAACTGTGAAAAGATGTGCAACCGTCTCTACAAAAAAGGGCATGCATCAG gtcaaaggtcatcaGTTGACACTGTATCTGCCGCAGTGCAAACGAACTCTGAGGCCTCTCCGCCTCCATATGCTGTCCTGGATCTGTATCAGTGTCCGTGTACTTTAATGGAGGACGGCGTCGTGTTTGAAATGCACATTCCAAGATGTCCGTCGTATGTCAAAGACCCCCCTAATTACCTGGACGCGATACAGAGTGACGAAGTTACGGTGACAGTACAAAACGAGACTGAGGAAAATGATACAGCGATCGAATTTTCAGTAGATTCGAGTGCTGTTGCGTGA
- the LOC128186235 gene encoding dentin sialophosphoprotein-like → MNWIKLIFYHIAVIGIGVQALPGSAPENGPKFPIRITDGNKKINVGTKLDERNPPKTGSFAAKTPAGIWSFSNGKALPSPSRNVSPNVVQSRLAKLMKSIGLITKDQSSKSSSKSGLTKLSTSTKAKTLDEERPPKGPPRGPPMPVSMRSSNTKQGGGSKISIASSYDEQMPGRGPGVKVTSYKMVSVASGPDEKNGAKRTSSSLSSMSSSSMSSNGVSFGKSSITKFSGPDEKDGRKSGPKSIANSNVSRTGSSFSSMTQSSSSMSSNAVSSGKSSITKFSGPDEKDGRKSAAKSLANSNVSNLKSATVQGSPLTQAIPRRFSGPDEKDGKKTVVKTNQGLPKSSKTSYKANTASTSSSSSRSIVTTFSGPDEKDGKKTKQALASKMSGNSGQISSAFQNLRTKLEQFKAQLSKKKSANSYQNLKSKSSDNDKKPVVVLQRQQTLTKKVIVPQGSPLIGKNVPKISNMQMRQMLQNINGINSGKRISSSSSSVSGTVQSSKSGGTMLPIQKSNIKYKGPDTSKMTPQQRKSFLKALGLIKSRSSISSSSSLTSNQGVQSSGTRGKFSLTSNTVSQTSAKTVKPAEKDLPDSITPTSNNAPQTSAKIAKPAEKDSADSKSLRLMKNKSSMSSLTSNALPKSSSKTVKTFEKDSPDSKTLGLIRSKSSMSSSTSFGYTSGGKSTGYSSSFKGKSAVPKTSAKTVKPAEKDTPETPETSPKSTSSKSGALKSKEASKPIRPHYSVQYSQLDTEGNPMGEKDSNSAVTIVSSSSNNGNQKTKYSSYDQQPGNGKQSSSYTSTGTSDNQGYKGTSYTSTGTSGNQNYKSSSYTSAGTSGSTLQSENTDQSYNIKSEPSAPSNGVSNLETLVYGSSGQSAGSKVNTGKPSTLVGSNLVYKDNPDSSVTYKRLSFKSVSQFGSNKKTNFIEMPSAVNSRSKNTFDSGPGNDVGKGNIAMRYDSGPGNDVGRGNSAVRLDSGPGNDVGRGNSQGRYDSGPGNDVGRGNSAMRFDSGPGNDVDRGNSQGRYDSGPGNDVGRGNSAMRFDSGPGNDVGRGNSQGRYDSGPGNDVGRGNSAMRFDSGQGNDVDRGNSAMRFDSGPGNDVGRGNSQARYDSGPGNDVGRGNSGMRFDSGPGNDVGRGNSAMRFDSGPGNDVGRGNSQARYDSGPGNDVGRGNSGMRFDSGPGNDVGRGNSAMRLDSGPGNDAGRGNSQAQYDSGPGNDVGRGNSGMLFDSGPGNDVGRGNSIGRYHSGPGNDVGRGNSQGRYDSGPGNDVGRGNTQARYDSGPGNDVGRGNSQARYDSGPGNDVGRGNSVMTFDSGPGNDVNRGNSQGRYDSGPGNDVGKGNSGMRFDSGPGNDVGRGNSKGRYDSGPGNDVGRGNSARRLGTGPGNDIGRGNSVMKLAYKAQKSETVSSAKAVLVGKRNKDSKRNFKTKGLDSGPGNDVNRIYLTKGLDSGPGNDVGKGNRARRLDSGPGNDVGRGNSARGLDSGPGNDVGRGNSARRLDSGPGNDVGRGNSARRLDSGPGNDVGRGNSARRLDSGPGNDVGRGNSAKRLDSGPGNDVGKGNSARRLDSGPGNDVGRGNSARRLDSGPGNDMGRGNSARRLDSGPGNDVGRGNSARRLDSGPGNDIGRGISARRLDSGPGNDVGRGNSASRLDSGPGNDMGRGNSARRLDSGPGNDVGKGNSARRLDSGPGNDVGRGNSARRLDSGPGNDVGRGNSARRIDSGPGNDVGRGNSARRLDSGPGNDVGRGNSARRLDSGPGNDVGRGNSARRLDSGPGNDVGRGNSARRLDSGPGNDVGRGNSARRLDSGPGNDVGRGNSARRLDSGPGNDVGRGNSVKRLDSGPGNDVGRGNSARRLDSGPGNDVGRGNSAKRLDSGPGNDVGRGNSAKRLDSGPGNDVGRGNSAKRLDSGPGNDVGRGNSARRLDSGPGNDIGRGISARRLDSGPGNDVGRGNSASRLDAGPGNDVGKGNSARRLDSGPGNDVGRGNSAKRLDSGPGNDVGRGNSARRLDSGPGNDVGRGNSAKRLDSGPGNDVGRGNSAKRLDSGPGNDVGRGNSARRLDSGPGNDVGRGNSAKRLDSGPGNNVGRGNSARRLDSGPGNDVGRGNSVSVNSAQKLATSGSEKSSSACRQGSFCGSDGITYSNECDILSPVYKDCDGDCPCVTSGSSSSGNEAFSSYTPTEFPLVNGAPPTVRDECPMCPLVYVPVCGVNGMTYYSDCERDCRGSVLKECDGECPCPVIPTSEAAMFTGLITPTEQYPSATEAPFCSCPGNVYSPVCGVDGQVYDNPCLLACEGVVQACEGVCPCNQAPSNNNDMFVPAFMLAYSQSGCSKCLTLDYEPVCGSDGSTYRNECYAKCNGVDKKCSSSCPCNS, encoded by the exons ATGAATtggattaaattgatattttaccATATAGCAGTTATTG GGATTGGAGTGCAAGCACTTCCGGGATCTGCCCCGGAAAATGGACCAAAATTTCCCATCCGGATAACCGATggaaacaagaaaataaatgtCGGAACTAAGCTGGATGAAAGAAATCCTCCCAAAACTGGGTCTTTCGCCGCCAAAACACCGGCCGGTATATGGTCTTTCTCTAACGGTAAAGCTCTACCCTCACCGTCTCGGAATGTGTCTCCAAATGTGGTTCAGAGTAGACTAGCCAAATTAATGAAATCAATAGGATTAATAACAAAGGACCAATCTTCCAAGTCCAGTTCAAAAAGTGGTTTAACAAAATTGTCTACATCAACAAAGGCAAAAACATTAGACGAAGAACGACCACCAAAGGGACCACCAAGGGGACCACCAATGCCAGTTTCTATGAGGTCAAGTAACACAAAACAAGGAGGCGGATCAAAAATATCAATAGCCTCATCCTACGACGAACAAATGCCGGGAAGAGGCCCTGGCGTTAAGGTTACATCTTACAAAATGGTTTCTGTTGCTTCTGGACCTGACGAAAAAAATGGAGCCAAACGTACAAGCAGTAGTTTATCATCCATGTCTTCGTCATCTATGAGTTCAAACGGTGTGTCTTTCGGAAAAAGTTCTATCACAAAGTTTTCAGGACCAGATGAAAAAGATGGAAGAAAATCAGGACCTAAGTCCATAGCAAATAGCAATGTTTCGCGTACTGGAAGCAGTTTCTCATCAATGACACAGTCTTCGTCATCTATGAGTTCAAACGCTGTGTCCTCCGGGAAGAGCTCTATTACAAAGTTTTCGGGACCGGACGAAAAAGATGGAAGAAAGTCAGCAGCCAAGTCTTTAGCAAATAGCAATGTTTCCAACTTGAAATCTGCAACAGTACAAGGTTCTCCTTTGACACAGGCAATTCCACGGCGGTTTTCTGGTCCGGATGAGAAAGATGGCAAGAAAACAGTCGTTAAAACAAATCAAGGTTTACCTAAATCATCGAAGACTTCTTACAAAGCTAACACAGCATCTACATCTTCATCATCCTCACGATCGATagtaacaacattttctggaCCAGATGAAAAAGatggaaagaaaacaaaacaagctTTGGCCTCCAAAATGTCAGGAAATTCTGGACAAATATCATCGGCGTTCCAAAATCTACGAACAAAGCTTGAACAGTTCAAAGCACAACtgtcaaagaaaaaatcagCAAATTCATACCAAAACCTTAAAAGTAAATCATCTGACAATGATAAAAAGCCTGTAGTTGTATTACAACGTCAACAAACTCTAACGAAAAAAGTCATTGTCCCACAAGGAAGTCCATTAATTGGAAAAAATGTACCCAAAATAAGCAATATGCAAATGCGTCAAATGTTACAAAACATTAACGGTATCAACAGCGGAAAACGGATTTCCAGCTCATCCTCTTCGGTCTCAGGAACAGTACAGAGTTCAAAGAGCGGTGGTACGATGCTTCCAATACAAAAATCTAACATAAAATACAAAGGTCCAGATACTAGTAAAATGACTCCTCAACAACGGAAATCATTCTTGAAAGCTCTTGGTCTTATCAAGAGTAGAAGTTCTATTTCTTCTTCGTCCTCCCTCACTTCTAATCAAGGAGTACAATCATCAGGCACGAGAGGCAAATTTTCCTTAACTAGCAACACTGTATCACAAACATCTGCAAAAACAGTCAAACCAGCAGAAAAAGATTTACCAGATTCAATAACGCCAACTAGCAATAATGCACCACAAACGTCTGCCAAAATCGCCAAACCAGCAGAAAAAGATTCAGCGGACTCAAAAAGTCTTCgtttaatgaaaaacaaaagtTCTATGTCTTCACTAACCAGCAACGCTTTACCAAAATCATCTTCAAAgacagtcaaaacatttgaaaaagatTCACCGGACTCAAAGACCCTTGGTCTTATTAGGAGCAAAAGTTCAATGTCGTCTTCAACATCCTTTGGCTATACCAGTGGAGGAAAATCAACAGGCTATTCTTCATCGTTTAAAGGTAAATCTGCTGTGCCAAAAACATCAGCAAAAACAGTCAAACCAGCAGAGAAAGATACACCAGAAACACCTGAAACAAGCCCAAAGTCAACAAGTTCTAAGAGCGGggctttaaaatcaaaggaagCATCAAAACCAATTAGACCCCACTACAGTGTCCAATACTCGCAGTTAGACACTGAAGGCAATCCTATGGGTGAAAAAGATAGCAATTCAGCAGTAACTATCGTTTCAAGTTCTAGTAACAACGGAaatcagaaaacaaaatattcctcTTATGACCAACAGCCAGGAAATGGCAAACAGAGTTCCTCATATACATCCACAGGAACATCGGACAATCAGGGCTACAAAGGAACCTCCTATACCTCCACAGGAACATCTGGTAATCAAAACTACAAAAGTTCTTCTTATACATCCGCGGGAACATCTGGTTCAACATTACAATCTGAAAATACAGACCAGTCATACAACATAAAATCCGAACCAAGCGCTCCTTCAAATGGTGTTTCGAATCTTGAAACATTAGTCTACGGCAGTTCTGGTCAATCAGCAGGATCAAAAGTAAATACAGGGAAACCTTCAACTTTGGTCGGTTCAAATCTGGTTTATAAAGATAACCCTGATAGCTCTGTTACATATAAACGGTTATCCTTTAAATCTGTTTCACAATTcggatcaaataaaaaaacaaatttcatagaAATGCCTTCTGCAGTGAACTCAAGAAGCAAAAATACATTTGATTCTGGACCAGGCAATGATGTTGGAAAAGGAAATATTGCCATGCGGTACGATTCTGGACCAGGAAATGACGTTGGAAGAGGAAACAGTGCCGTGCGTTTAGATTCAGGACCAGGCAATGATGTTGGTCGAGGAAATAGCCAAGGTCGGTATGATTCTGGACCAGGCAATGATGTTGGTCGAGGAAACAGTGCCATGCGTTTTGATTCAGGACCAGGCAATGATGTTGATCGAGGAAATAGCCAAGGTCGGTATGATTCTGGACCAGGCAATGATGTTGGAAGAGGAAACAGTGCCATGCGTTTTGATTCAGGACCAGGCAACGATGTTGGTCGAGGAAATAGCCAAGGCCGGTACGATTCTGGACCAGGAAATGATGTTGGAAGAGGAAACAGCGCCATGCGTTTTGATTCAGGTCAAGGCAATGATGTTGATCGAGGAAACAGTGCCATGCGTTTTGATTCTGGACCAGGAAATGATGTTGGTCGAGGAAATAGCCAAGCCCGGTACGATTCTGGACCAGGAAATGATGTTGGAAGAGGAAACAGTGGCATGCGTTTTGATTCAGGTCCAGGCAATGATGTTGGTCGAGGAAACAGTGCCATGCGTTTTGATTCTGGACCAGGAAATGATGTTGGTCGAGGAAATAGCCAAGCCCGGTACGATTCTGGACCAGGAAATGATGTTGGAAGAGGAAACAGTGGCATGCGTTTTGATTCAGGTCCAGGCAATGATGTTGGTCGAGGAAACAGTGCAATGCGTTTAGATTCAGGACCAGGCAATGATGCTGGTCGAGGAAATAGTCAGGCCCAGTACGATTCTGGACCAGGAAATGATGTTGGAAGAGGAAACAGTGGCATGCTTTTTGATTCAGGACCAGGCAATGATGTTGGTCGAGGAAATAGCATAGGCCGTTACCATTCTGGACCAGGAAATGATGTTGGTCGAGGAAATAGCCAAGGCCGGTACGATTCTGGACCAGGTAATGATGTTGGTCGAGGAAATACCCAAGCCCGGTACGATTCTGGACCAGGTAATGATGTTGGTCGAGGAAATAGCCAAGCCCGGTACGATTCTGGACCAGGCAATGATGTTGGTCGAGGAAACAGTGTCATGACTTTTGACTCCGGACCAGGCAACGATGTTAATCGAGGAAATAGCCAAGGTCGGTACGATTCTGGACCAGGAAATGACGTAGGAAAAGGAAACAGTGGCATGCGTTTTGACTCCGGACCAGGCAATGATGTTGGTCGAGGAAACAGCAAAGGCCGGTACGATTCTGGACCCGGCAACGATGTAGGTAGAGGCAACAGCGCAAGACGCCTGGGCACTGGACCAGGAAATGACATTGGAAGAGGAAATAGTGTAATGAAACTAGCATACAAAGCGCAAAAGTCTGAAACCGTATCTTCAGCAAAAGCAGTTTTGGTTGGAAAACGTAATAAGgattcaaaaagaaattttaaaactaaaggTCTTGATTCGGGACCCGGTAATGATGTGAACAGAATATATCTAACTAAGGGGTTGGATTCTGGACCAGGAAATGACGTAGGAAAAGGCAACAGGGCAAGACGCCTTGACTCAGGACCCGGCAATGATGTGGGCAGAGGCAACAGCGCAAGAGGCCTTGACTCAGGACCTGGCAATGATGTGGGCAGAGGCAACAGCGCAAGACGCCTTGACTCAGGACCCGGCAATGATGTGGGCAGAGGCAACAGCGCAAGACGTCTGGACTCAGGACCAGGCAATGATGTAGGAAGAGGCAACAGCGCAAGACGTCTGGACTCAGGACCCGGCAATGATGTGGGCAGAGGCAACAGTGCAAAACGCCTTGACTCAGGACCAGGCAATGATGTGGGCAAAGGCAACAGCGCAAGACGCCTTGACTCAGGACCAGGCAATGATGTAGGAAGAGGCAACAGCGCAAGACGTCTGGACTCAGGACCCGGCAACGATATGGGCAGAGGCAACAGTGCAAGACGCCTTGACTCAGGACCCGGCAATGATGTGGGCAGAGGCAACAGCGCAAGACGCCTTGACTCAGGACCAGGCAATGATATAGGAAGAGGCATCAGCGCAAGACGTCTTGACTCAGGACCTGGCAATGATGTAGGAAGAGGCAACAGCGCAAGCCGTCTGGACTCAGGACCCGGCAACGATATGGGCAGAGGCAACAGTGCAAGACGCCTTGACTCAGGACCAGGCAATGATGTAGGCAAAGGCAACAGCGCAAGACGCCTTGACTCAGGACCAGGCAATGATGTAGGAAGAGGCAACAGTGCAAGACGTCTGGACTCAGGACCCGGCAATGATGTGGGCAGAGGCAACAGTGCAAGACGCATTGACTCAGGACCCGGCAATGATGTGGGCAGAGGCAACAGTGCAAGACGCCTTGACTCAGGACCCGGCAATGATGTGGGCAGAGGCAACAGTGCAAGACGCCTTGACTCAGGACCCGGCAATGATGTGGGCAGAGGCAACAGCGCAAGACGCCTGGACTCAGGACCCGGCAATGATGTAGGAAGAGGCAACAGTGCAAGACGCCTTGACTCAGGACCTGGCAATGATGTAGGAAGAGGCAACAGCGCAAGACGCCTTGACTCAGGACCCGGCAATGATGTAGGCAGAGGCAACAGTGCAAGACGCCTTGACTCAGGTCCCGGTAATGATGTGGGCAGAGGCAACAGCGTAAAACGCCTTGACTCAGGACCTGGCAATGATGTAGGAAGAGGCAACAGTGCAAGACGCCTTGACTCAGGACCTGGAAATGATGTGGGCAGAGGCAACAGCGCAAAACGCCTTGATTCAGGACCCGGCAATGATGTGGGCAGAGGCAACAGCGCAAAACGCCTTGACTCAGGACCCGGCAATGATGTGGGCAGAGGCAACAGCGCAAAACGCCTTGACTCAGGACCAGGCAATGATGTGGGCAGAGGCAACAGCGCAAGACGCCTTGACTCAGGACCAGGCAATGATATAGGAAGAGGCATCAGCGCAAGACGCCTTGACTCAGGACCGGGCAATGATGTGGGCAGAGGCAACAGCGCAAGTCGCCTTGATGCAGGACCTGGAAATGATGTAGGCAAAGGCAACAGCGCAAGACGCCTTGACTCAGGACCCGGCAATGATGTGGGCAGAGGCAACAGCGCAAAACGCCTTGACTCAGGACCCGGCAATGATGTAGGAAGAGGCAACAGTGCAAGACGCCTTGACTCGGGACCTGGAAATGATGTGGGCAGGGGCAACAGCGCAAAACGCCTTGACTCAGGACCCGGCAATGATGTAGGCAGAGGCAACAGCGCAAAACGCCTTGACTCAGGACCCGGCAATGATGTAGGCAGAGGCAACAGCGCAAGACGCCTTGACTCAGGACCCGGCAATGATGTAGGCAGAGGCAACAGCGCAAAACGCCTTGACTCAGGACCCGGCAATAATGTAGGCAGAGGCAACAGCGCAAGACGCCTTGACTCAGGACCCGGCAATGATGTAGGAAGAGGCAACAGTGTTAGTGTGAATTCAGCACAAAAATTAGCAACTTCTGGATCAGAAAAAAGCAGTTCAGCTTGCAGACAGGGATCTTTCTGTGGCTCTGATGGAATTACTTATAGCAACGAGTGTGATATTTTATC